One Triticum dicoccoides isolate Atlit2015 ecotype Zavitan chromosome 4B, WEW_v2.0, whole genome shotgun sequence genomic window carries:
- the LOC119292883 gene encoding transcription factor bHLH18-like, whose product MDDSRLFMQWAVSTLEQQDPGDANGGSEKSAGFPCLQALRDSSELTEAQNSLSSGDDTGGGGGIITPAPDSAVHQGSWSMLSPTSGGPFAPSSMSSTGTSNALSMSWDFGAALPPQPVSSGGGGTLAAGAPLRSGVSQPTRRASTKSTPYAQDHIMAERKRREKINQRFIELSAVIPGLKKMDKGTILADATRYVKELQERVKYLEAAGGNHRSVETVVLVRKPRCLVAPDGEACPGFFSAAGTPANGSQLPEIEAKLSEDNVMVRIHCEINGKGLVARVLAEVEELHLRIVHNNVMPFTVSTVIITTMAKVEEGFTVNTEEIVGRLNSALYQHSSGNKNY is encoded by the exons ATGGACGACTCGCGCCTGTTCATGCAGTGGGCGGTGAGCACACTGGAGCAGCAGGATCCAGGAGACGCCAACGGCGGCAGCGAGAAGAGCGCCGGCTTCCCGTGTCTCCAGGCGCTCCGCGATTCCTCTGAGCTGACGGAAGCACAGAACAGTCTGAGCTCCGGCGACGACACCGGCGGCGGTGGAGGAATCATCACCCCAGCCCCCGATTCGGCTGTGCACCAAGGCAGTTGGTCCATGTTGTCCCCGACCTCGGGCGGGCCGTTCGCGCCCAGCAGCATGAGCAGCACCGGCACCAGCAACGCCCTGTCCATGAGCTGGGACTTCGGCGCTGCCTTGCCGCCGCAGCCGGTCAGCAGCGGTGGCGGGGGCACACTGGCCGCCGGGGCACCGCTTCGTTCCGGTGTGTCGCAGCCGACGAGGAGGGCCTCCACAAAGAGCACGCCGTACGCGCAAGACCACATCATGGCGGAGCGGAAGCGCAGGGAGAAGATCAACCAGCGCTTCATCGAGCTCTCCGCCGTCATTCCCGGCCTCAAGAAG ATGGACAAGGGGACGATTCTTGCCGACGCGACCAGATACGTGAAGGAGCTCCAAGAGAGGGTCAAGTACCTGGAGGCTGCCGGCGGCAACCACAGGAGCGTTGAGACCGTGGTGCTCGTCAGGAAGCCACGGTGCCTCGTCGCCCCGGACGGTGAGGCATGTCCGGGGTTCTTCTCGGCAGCTGGGACGCCGGCAAATGGGAGCCAGCTGCCGGAGATCGAGGCAAAGCTCTCGGAGGACAACGTGATGGTGAGGATCCACTGTGAAATAAATGGAAAGGGTCTGGTCGCCAGGGTTCTTGCAGAGGTCGAGGAGCTCCACCTCCGCATCGTCCACAACAATGTGATGCCGTTCACGGTGTCCACCGTGATTATTACCACCATGGCAAAG GTGGAGGAGGGCTTTACCGTCAACACAGAGGAGATAGTAGGAAGACTCAACTCTGCATTGTACCAACATAGCAGTGGCAACAAAAATTATTAA